The following DNA comes from Caulobacter mirabilis.
CGACTTCGTCGCGGCCGCCGACCTGTGGCTGATCGAAACGTCCGGCCCGCTCGTCGCGGCGCAGAAGGACAGGCTGGCCGGCGCCGCGCTGACGCCGCGCTGGGCGGCCTCGATCGAGGAGCTCCCCGCCGGCGCGCCGGTGATCCTGATCGCCAACGAACTGCTCGACTGCCTGCCCGCGCGGCAGTTCGTCCAAGCCGGCGAGGACGGCTGGGTCGAGCGGCTGGTGGGCTTGGGTCCCGACGGCGAGCTGGCCTATGGCCTCGCTCCGGCGCCCGACGGCGCGACGCCCACGCCGGGCGGCATGATCCTGGAGGTCTCCGCCGCACAGGAGGCCCTGGGCGCGACGCTGGGTGGCCTGATCGCCCGCGAAGGCGGGGCGGCGCTGCTCATCGACTACGGCCGCGACAAGCCGGAGTTCGGCGACACCCTCCAGGCCCTGCGACGGCACGAGAAAGTCGATCCACTGACCTTCCCCGGCGAGGCTGACCTGACCGTCTACGCCGACTTCCCGACCGTGCGCGACGCCGCCCGTCAGGCCGGCGCCCGCGCGACCGACGCCATGCCGCAGGGTCTGTTCCTCGGCATGCTCGGGATTCAGCATCGGGCCGAGGCCCTGATGGCCGCCCGCCCCGACCGCGCCGAGGTGGTCCGCCGTCAGCTGGCGCGCCTGGTCGCGCCCGACCAGATGGGCGAGTTGTTCAAGGTCGCGACCATCCACTCGGACATGCTGATCCCGGTCGGTTTCGAGGCCCAGGAATGAGCAAGCTTCCTACCCTGCACAGCCCGCTTCTGTCGGCTCTGCCCGGCGTGAAGCACGCCTTCTTCACCCGTCAGGGCGGCGCGTCGAGGGGCGTCTACGACAGTCTCAACATCGGCCGCGGCTCCAAGGACGAACCAACCGACGTCGAGGAGAACCGCCGCCGGGTCGCCGACTGGTTCGGCCTGATGCCCGACGCGCTGAACACCTGCTACCAGATCCATTCCGCCAAGGCCGTCGCGGCGGAAGCCCCCTGGGGAGCCTATCGCCCACAAGCCGACGGCGTCGTCACCAACTGGCCGTCCATCGCCTGCGGAGCCCTGGCCGCCGACTGCGCGCCGGTGTTGCTGGCGGACGCGGAGGCCCGGGTCGTCGGCGCCTGCCACGCCGGCTGGCAGGGCGCGCTGGGCGGCATCGTCGCCGGCACGGTGGAGCAGATGGCCCGCCTGGGCGCCAATCCCGCCCGCATCGTCGCGGCCGTTGGCCCCTGTATCGGCCAGGCGTCCTACGAGGTCGGCCTGGAGTTCCTCGAGCGGTTCGAGGGCGAGCGTCCCGGTTCGGCGAAGTTCTTCGCCCCCGGTCAGGCGGTCGACAAGCGCCAGTTCGACCTCCCCGGGTTCGTGCTGGAGCGGTTGGCCGAGGCGGGTGTGGCCCAGGCGGAGTGGGTCGGCCGCGACACCTGCGCCGAGCCGGACTGGTTCTTCTCCAACCGCCGGGCGTTCAAGCAGGGCGAGCCGGACTACGGCCGCCTGGTCAGCGCGATCATGCTGACCTGAACCCAGCCGGGTCCTCGCGCGTTCTAGGCGCAGGACTAGGCTGGAGGATCCCGGTGGCGCGCAAGCGGCCGAAGGGGGTGCTTGAGATCGGTTGGGCGTGTTTCGAGTCGGCGGCGACCGGCCGGATCGAGCACGTGCCCACCGCCGTCTGCTATCCGGAGACGCTCGTCCGCAGGACCAGCGTGCAGGCCGGCGGCGGCCACGCCTGGCGTATTTCCGCCCTGACCACGCCCCGCAAGCGCGCCGCGCCCTGGAAGATCGTGGTCGTTACGGGCGCGCCGAGCTGGGCCGAGTACTGGGCGCCCGTGCTGGCCGCCCTGCCCGCCAACCGCGAGATGCTGGTCGTCGACCGCCCCGGCTTCGCGGGCAGCGAGCCGGTCGAGTATGTCGGCGACATCCGCGTCCAGGCCGCCGCCCTGGCGCCCCTGCTGGAGACCGCTCCCGGTCAGCGGCTGATGCTGGTCGGCCAATCCTACGGCGCCGCGATCGCCGCGCTGATGGCCGCCGCCGCGCCGCGACGAGTGCGCAGCCTGGTCCTACTCTCCGGCTACTTCGGCGAGTCCGGCCCAACCGCCAAGCGGCTGGTCGACTGGGGCTCCAAGCTCCTCGCCTTCATTCCGCGTGACCTGAAAAACGCCGTGCGCGAGGTCGCCGGCCAGCCGTCGCAGATCGAGCATCTGCACCGGGCGCTGGAACAGGCGACGATGCCGGTCCACCTCATCCACGGCACGCGCGACGACTTCGCGCCGCTGGCCGCGGCGGAGCGGCTGTTCGCCCGTATCGCTCACCGGAGCGACGCCCGTTTCCAGACGGTCGAAGGCGCGGATCATTTCCTCAATGACGGCCCGCCGGACGATCTGCTGGCGCTGCTGGAAGCCTGCCTGCCCGCCCGCGGATCGGAGCTTTCGATCTGGCTGCGCGAGGCCCGGGACCAGGTCAACCGCCGCCTGGCCGCCTTGCGCCGCCGCATCGCGCCGCATTCCGCCCGGGACGCCGCGCACGCGCCCGTGACCTGAGCGGGACGCATCCAGTCCGCCCGCCGCGCGTTGGCATACCCGTACCGGGCGCGGGCCTCCCCGTCTGCGTCCAACGGGGACCGTCATGCATCGCGTAACCGCCGAAACCCTCCAGACCGCCGCACCGCACCGTCTTCTATCGAGCTCCGGCCAGATCCGGCGCATCGTCCTGGTCGGCAGCTTTCCGCCGCGTCGCTGCGGCATCGCCACCTTCACCTCCGACGTCCGGAACGCCCTGCTCGCCGCGGCGCCCCAAGCCGCCGTCGACGTGGTGGCGATGGCGGACGAGGGCGAAACCTACGGCTACGGCGAGGAGGTGATGTTCGCCGTCCGGCAGGACCATCTCGAAGACTACGCCGAGGCCGCCCGCCGCATCGACGCCCTCGAGCCCGACGTCGTGTGCGTACAGCACGAGTTCGGCCTGTTCGGCGGCCCGGCCGGAGAGCATCTGATGGCTCTGCTCGACGCGGTGCAGGCGCCGGTGATCGCCACGGTCCACACCGTGCTCAGCCATCCCACCGAAGACCAGCGGCGTGTCTTCGCCCGGCTGCTGCGCCGCGCCTCGAAGATCATTGTCATGGCCGAGCGCGGCCACGACATGCTCCGCGATCTCTGGGGCGTCCCGCCGCGCAAGCTGGCGATCGTGCCGCACGGCGCCCCCGACCGCCCCTTGGTCGACACCGCCGGTCCGAAGCAGGCGCTCGGGCTGGAAGGGCGCGAAGTGCTGCTGACCTTCGGCCTGCTGTCGCCCGGCAAGGGCCTCGAGACCGCGATCCGGGCCTTGCCCGACATCGTCAGGGCGCGGCCGGACGCCCTCTACGTCGTGCTCGGCGCCACCCATCCGCACCTGGTGGCGCGGGAGGGCGAAGTCTATCGCGAAGGCCTCGCGGCCTTGGCCGAGGCGCTGGGCGTGACCGCGCACATCCGGTTCGAAAACCGCTACGTCGACACGCCTCATCTGCTGGAATGGCTGGCGGCGGCGGACATCTATCTGACGCCCTACCCGAACGAGGCCCAGATCACGTCCGGGACGTTGTCCTACGCCGTGGCGTTGGGCAAGGCGGTGATCTCGACGCCCTACTGGCATGCGCAGGAACTGCTCGCCGACGGCCGAGGGGTCCTGACGCCCTTCCGCGACGCGGCCGCCATCGCCCGCGCCGCAACCACCCTCCTCTCCCGGCCGGACACGATGGCGGAGATGCGCCGTCGCGCCTGGGAGAAGGGCCGCGACACGGTCTGGAGCCGCCTGGCCGAAAGCTACCTGGGGGTCGTCAGCGAGGTCCGTCGCACCGCGCCCTGGCGCGCGGACGTCCGAACGGAAGGACCGAGGCCGCCCCGCCCCGCGCTGGGCGGGTTGCGGCGGATGACGGACGCCTGCGGTCTGCTGCAGCATTCGACTTACGGAATACCCGACCGGAACCACGGCTACTGCGTCGACGACAACGCACGGGCGCTGCTGCTGACCCACCGGCTGCGAGCCGCAGGCCTGCCCGCGCACGACCTCGACGACCTGGCCACGGCCTACGCCGCCTTCGTCCACCACGCCTGGAACCCAGCCGCCGGACGGTTCCGGAACTTCATGGGTTATGATCGCCGCTGGCTGGAGGACGCCGGTTCCGACGACAGCAGCGCCCGCGCCTACTGGGCCGCGGCGATCACGGCTTCGGAAGCCCCATCCCAGGCGATGCGGCGCTGGGCCCGCGAGCTCTGCGAAGCCGCCGGCAAGCATCTGGACGGCTTCACGGCCCTGAGGACCTACGCCTTCCTGATCCTCGGCCTGTCGAGCCTGGTGCGCGGCGACCTGACCCTGGGCCACGAACGCGACCTGCTCGAACGACTGGCGAAGGGCCTCTGCAGCGCGCTATCGGACGATGCGGACTGGCGTTGGTTCGAGCCTTTCCTGACCTATGACAACGCCCGCCTGCCCGAGGCTCTGCTGCGCGCCGGCCAGGTGCTGGACGACGATGCGCTGACCAAGGCCGGACTCGACGCCCTTGGCTGGCTGTGCGGTCGCCAGGTCGGTCCCGGCGGCGTCTTCCGCGCCGTCGGCACCGGCAATTTCGGCCGGCTGAACACCACCGCCGCGCCCTTCGACCAGCAGCCGCTGGAGGCCGCCGCGACCGTCGACGCCTGCGCTGCTGCCTTCGCCGCGACGGGCGACATCCGCTGGCTGTCAGAGGCCCGCCGCGCCTTCGACTGGTTCTTGGGGAAGAACGAACTGGGCGCGCCGCTGGCCGATCCTGAATCCGGCGAATGCTATGACGGCCTGACGCCGACGGGCGCGAACCTCAACCGCGGCGCGGAGTCGATCCTGTCGTTCCAACTGGCCGTCTGCGCCATGCACGCCCTCGAGCGCCTGGCCCAGCCCGGCCCGCGCCCCGCCGACAAAGCTTCCCCCGAAGGCCGCCCCGTCGATCGATGCCCCAGCTCCACCACAGCGAACTCCGACTCCCGCCCAATCCGGAACGTGTCGTCATTCGGCCCTTCCACATCGCTCCAGACACCCGACCGCTGAAGCCGGGCGAGGTCTCCCGTGCGCGACGGATCGTCGATGCGGTGATGGCGATGGACATGCGGACCTGCGAGGCCGAGCTGGCCCTGGTGAACCAGGACTTCGGCGACCGGCACTGGCAGACCCGCACCGTCCACCTGGAACGATACGAGCAGATCAGGGCCGAGCTGGGCCTCGAGAACCGCCTGCGCGAGACCCGCAAGGCGCTGATCGGCGCCTATTTCTGCCACGAATACAGCTACGCCGCCGCCGCGCTGATGAACCCCAGCGTCGTCCCGCATCCCGACCAGAGCGGACTCACCGGCGGGGCCGTGCGGATCATCCTGTCGCTTCGGGCCGTCGGCGAAGGCCACATCTCCTCCATCGGCTTTCGG
Coding sequences within:
- a CDS encoding alpha/beta fold hydrolase, translated to MARKRPKGVLEIGWACFESAATGRIEHVPTAVCYPETLVRRTSVQAGGGHAWRISALTTPRKRAAPWKIVVVTGAPSWAEYWAPVLAALPANREMLVVDRPGFAGSEPVEYVGDIRVQAAALAPLLETAPGQRLMLVGQSYGAAIAALMAAAAPRRVRSLVLLSGYFGESGPTAKRLVDWGSKLLAFIPRDLKNAVREVAGQPSQIEHLHRALEQATMPVHLIHGTRDDFAPLAAAERLFARIAHRSDARFQTVEGADHFLNDGPPDDLLALLEACLPARGSELSIWLREARDQVNRRLAALRRRIAPHSARDAAHAPVT
- the pgeF gene encoding peptidoglycan editing factor PgeF, which gives rise to MSKLPTLHSPLLSALPGVKHAFFTRQGGASRGVYDSLNIGRGSKDEPTDVEENRRRVADWFGLMPDALNTCYQIHSAKAVAAEAPWGAYRPQADGVVTNWPSIACGALAADCAPVLLADAEARVVGACHAGWQGALGGIVAGTVEQMARLGANPARIVAAVGPCIGQASYEVGLEFLERFEGERPGSAKFFAPGQAVDKRQFDLPGFVLERLAEAGVAQAEWVGRDTCAEPDWFFSNRRAFKQGEPDYGRLVSAIMLT
- a CDS encoding glycosyltransferase family 4 protein, translating into MHRVTAETLQTAAPHRLLSSSGQIRRIVLVGSFPPRRCGIATFTSDVRNALLAAAPQAAVDVVAMADEGETYGYGEEVMFAVRQDHLEDYAEAARRIDALEPDVVCVQHEFGLFGGPAGEHLMALLDAVQAPVIATVHTVLSHPTEDQRRVFARLLRRASKIIVMAERGHDMLRDLWGVPPRKLAIVPHGAPDRPLVDTAGPKQALGLEGREVLLTFGLLSPGKGLETAIRALPDIVRARPDALYVVLGATHPHLVAREGEVYREGLAALAEALGVTAHIRFENRYVDTPHLLEWLAAADIYLTPYPNEAQITSGTLSYAVALGKAVISTPYWHAQELLADGRGVLTPFRDAAAIARAATTLLSRPDTMAEMRRRAWEKGRDTVWSRLAESYLGVVSEVRRTAPWRADVRTEGPRPPRPALGGLRRMTDACGLLQHSTYGIPDRNHGYCVDDNARALLLTHRLRAAGLPAHDLDDLATAYAAFVHHAWNPAAGRFRNFMGYDRRWLEDAGSDDSSARAYWAAAITASEAPSQAMRRWARELCEAAGKHLDGFTALRTYAFLILGLSSLVRGDLTLGHERDLLERLAKGLCSALSDDADWRWFEPFLTYDNARLPEALLRAGQVLDDDALTKAGLDALGWLCGRQVGPGGVFRAVGTGNFGRLNTTAAPFDQQPLEAAATVDACAAAFAATGDIRWLSEARRAFDWFLGKNELGAPLADPESGECYDGLTPTGANLNRGAESILSFQLAVCAMHALERLAQPGPRPADKASPEGRPVDRCPSSTTANSDSRPIRNVSSFGPSTSLQTPDR
- a CDS encoding class I SAM-dependent methyltransferase codes for the protein MSLLDRLKAEIAATGPISVAEYMTRCLHDPQDGYYATRPALGEAGDFITAPLISQMFGELLGLWAIETWSRLGKPAAFRLVEMGPGDGTLMSDLLRAVRLVPDFVAAADLWLIETSGPLVAAQKDRLAGAALTPRWAASIEELPAGAPVILIANELLDCLPARQFVQAGEDGWVERLVGLGPDGELAYGLAPAPDGATPTPGGMILEVSAAQEALGATLGGLIAREGGAALLIDYGRDKPEFGDTLQALRRHEKVDPLTFPGEADLTVYADFPTVRDAARQAGARATDAMPQGLFLGMLGIQHRAEALMAARPDRAEVVRRQLARLVAPDQMGELFKVATIHSDMLIPVGFEAQE